A genomic segment from Bombus affinis isolate iyBomAffi1 chromosome 13, iyBomAffi1.2, whole genome shotgun sequence encodes:
- the LOC126923298 gene encoding mitochondrial inner membrane protease ATP23 homolog: protein MTVKNEKNEKQSDSEKRSNIEEIEYSDLYPGRKNQSGENQSRTWFDVITFNEKRKNYEKINCEINVYNCVKKSSLVKLMLAALKSSGCEVDLGRHISCEVCDNTVTGGYDPDTNQIIICQNTARSRNRVQSTLSHEMIHMFDYCRNKLDLNNIDHLACTEIRAANQCHCSFLGAWYRGTASPFHIKKAHQDCVMDKAVRSLIAIRNISKEEAMDAVMRVFTKCYNDLEPIGRRLRRNSMDMEKAYYEGPYYGYSE from the exons atgactgtcaaaaatgaaaaaaatgaaaaacaatCAGATTCTGAGAAACGTAGTAATATTGAAGAAATAGAATATTCTGATCTTTATCCGGGCAGAAAAAATCAAAGTGGCGAAAACCAATCCCGTACTTGGTTTGATGTAATTACTTTtaatgaaaaaaggaaaaattacGAGAAGATAAACTgtgaaattaatgtttataactGTGTAAAAAAGA gtTCTTTAGTGAAACTAATGTTAGCAGCATTAAAAAGTTCAGGATG TGAAGTTGATCTTGGTCGTCATATTTCATGTGAAGTATGTGATAATACAGTTACTGGTGGTTATGATCCTGACACAAATCag atTATAATTTGCCAAAACACTGCTAGGAGCAGAAATCGAGTTCAAAGTACTTTAAGTCATGAGATGATACATATGTTTGATTATTGCCGTAACAAACTTGATCTGAACAATATAGATCATTTAGCTTGTACGGAAATAAGAGCAGCTAATCAATGTCATTGTAGTTTTCTTGGTGCATGGTATCGAGGAACTGCTTCACCTTTTCATATTAAAAAGGCACATCAG GACTGTGTTATGGACAAGGCTGTTAGGTCACTAATTGCTATAAGAAATATATCAAAGGAGGAAGCAATGGACGCTGTGATGCGAGTTTTTACCAAGTGTTATAATGATTTAGAACCCATTGGAAGACGACTTCGACGAAATTCAATGGATATGGAGAAAGCGTACTATGAGGGGCCATATTATGGATATtcagaataa